The window ttttgcaaaacgttTCCGCGCTTCTTAAATTGGCGTAATTTCTAAGCGACTCAAAAGTTCAAGNNNNNNNNNNNNNNNNNNNNNNNNNNNNNNNNNNNNNNNNNNNNNNNNNNNNNNNNNNNNNNNNNNNNNNNNNNNNNNNNNNNNNNNNNNNNNNNNNNNNNNNNNNNNNNNNNNNNNNNNNNNNNNNNNNNNNNNNNNNNNNNNNNNNNNNNNNNNNNNNNNNNNNNNNNNNNNNNNNNNNNNNNNNNNNNNNNNNNNNNNNNNNNNNNNNNNNNNNNNNNNNNNNNNNNNNNNNNNNNNNNNNNNNNNNNNNNNNNNNNNNNNNNNNNNNNNNNNNNNNNNNNNNNNNNNNNNNNNNNNNNNNNNNNNNNNNNNNNNNNNNNNNNNNNNNNNNNNNNNNNNNNNNNNNNNNNNNNNNNNNNNNNNNNNNNNNNNNNNNNNNNNNNNNNNNNNNNNNNNNNNNNNNNNNNNNNNNNNNNNNNNNNNNNNNNNNNNNNNNNNNNNNNNNNNNNNNNNNNNNNNNNNNNNNNNNNNNNNNNNNNNNNNNNNNNNNNNNNNNNNNNNNNNNNNNNNNNNNNNNNNNNNNNNNNNNNNNNNNNNNNNNNNNNNNNNNNNNNNNNNNNNNNNNNNNNNNNNNNNNNNNNNNNNNNNNNNNNNNNNNNNNNNNNNNNNNNNNNNNNNNNNNNNNNNNNNNNNNNNNNNNNNNNNNNNNNNNNNNNNNNNNNNNNNNNNNNNNNNNNNNNNNNNNNNNNNNNNNNNNNNNNNNNNNNNNNNNNNNNNNNNNNNNNNNNNNNNNNNNNNNNNNNNNNNNNNNNNNNNNNNNNNNNNNNNNNNNNNNNNNNNNNNNNNNNNNNNNNNNNNNNNNNNNNNNNNNNNNNNNNNNNNNNNNNNNNNNNNNNNNNNNNNNNNNNNNNNNNNNNNNNNNNNNNNNNNNNNNNNNNNNNNNNNNNNNNNNNNNNNNNNNNNNNNNNNNNNNNNNNNNNNNNNNNNNNNNNNNNNNNNNNNNNNNNNNNNNNNNNNNNNNNNNNNNNNNNNNNNNNNNNNNNNNNNNNNNNNNNNNNNNNNNNNNNNNNNNNNNNNNNNNNNNNNNNNNNNNNNNNNNNNNNNNNNNNNNNNNNNNNNNNNNNNNNNNNNNNNNNNNNNNNNNNNNNNNNNNNNNNNNNNNNNNNNNNNNNNNNNNNNNNNNNNNNNNNNNNNNNNNNNNNNNNNNNNNNNNNNNNNNNNNNNNNNNNNNNNNNNNNNNNNNNNNNNNNNNNNNNNNNNNNNNNNNNNNNNNNNNNNNNNNNNNNNNNNNNNNNNNNNNNNNNNNNNNNNNNNNNNNNNNNNNNNNNNNNNNNNNNaaaaaaaaaaaggtaggaACATgttagtatatatatacttcataaaataaaatgcagaGTTACCAATTTTGCGAATCATAAAAAGGGGTTCATCAGAATGGAAACGCTTTTTCGTTGATTCTGTGGAGAgatatatgtacattcaaAAGTTAACTCTTTggagaggagggaaaaaaataagcaagcAGGAGGATGATtaggaaagagaaaaataataaaaacgaatCGACGTGCGACATCTACATGTAGGAAAAGATGCTCTGAGAATCCCTTCAGACTGCGCATACGTAGAGGATGGTCCGCAGGGTACAACTTCCCCATGTATACGATTTAAATTGCGAGGCACTGTAAGGCAGGCACTCTTCCTTCTGCGCTAAGGACGATCGACACGGTAGAAGTGAAGTGATGCACTTCGGGTTCAAGGGGTAAAGAAGCCGCACCAATCGCGATTACCACATCGCTTTTTCCCGCAACTGAGGCGAACTACGCGGGAGATACAATCGCCGCTACCCCCCTCGCAGCGAACTGGCGAGAATCTCCCAGCGTGGTGCACGTGTCACTGGTTTGCCGCCCCCTTGGAATGCCGCCTTCTGTGGTTAGGAGGGCAAATAAGGGCATACATGATTTCTTGCCCTTCTAAAGCAGCCCCTCTCTCTCGCGTGCATAGCACCAGTCGTACGTGCGTGCacgtatttttcttccctgtgCGCATACTGGCGCGGCGTGCAGTTCTTCTCAAATCTGAGCACAAATCGCACAGGGGAAATTTAAGCAGGGAGAGAGAGTGCGGCCAGGCGAAAAAATAACGCCACGTTCCGCGCGGGTAATAAAAGAAAGGACCATCCCGCTAGTCCGCGATGCCAATCGGTGCCGCCAACTCGATACTCATCGATCGGCTGCTCTTTCCCGCGCGTGAGGCAAACATTGAGGCAGAATTTCCAAGAGGCGCATCCGAAAGGTCGGTATACcgcgcaggaaaaaaaaaaaaaaaaaaaaNNNNNNNNNNNNNNNNNNNNNNNNNNNNNNNNNNNNNNNNNNNNNNNNNNNNNNNNNNNNNNNNNNNNNNNNNNNNNNNNNNNNNNNNNNNNNNNNNNNNNNNNNNNNNNNNNNNNNNNNNNNNNNNNNNNNNNNNNNNNNNNNNNNNNNNNNNNNNNNNNNNNNNNNNNNNNNNNNNNNNNNNNNNNNNataataaaagaaaaaaaaaggaaaaaaataagttaacaGTTAACGGTTAACGGTTAACGGCTAACGGTTAACGGCTAACGGCTAACGGTTAACGGCTAACGGTTAACGGCTAACGGCTAACGGTTAACGGCTGACGACTGACGGCTGATGACTGACGGCTAACAGGTAGCGAAGCATATAAGGCACACAAGCGACACAATGACGGCCCCGCACTACCTAAACCCCAAACTGATGAAGAACTACGATGAGCTGACCTCGCACAACCCCCATTCTAGCGTAATTCTTCACAGAAGGATGCACACAGCGTAGCGTCCACGTGTTCGGCCGCGTGCACATGGCAGCAGACGTGGAGTGACTCCTGACGCGTGTGCCTGATGGCAAAGTGCCGATTGCAAAGTACCGATTGCAAAGTACCGATTGCAAAGTGCCGATTGCAAAGTGCCGATTGCAAAGTGCCGATTGCAAAGTGCCGATTGCAAAGTGCCGATTGCAAAGTGCCGATTGCAAATGTTGTGCGTGAGTTCAGCTCCCCCCCTTGGTTAACTACATATGACATATATGCTTCTCTCTCTGCCTACTCCTTCTGGCTTAACAGGATCCCCGTTTTTTGCAGATGAATCAGTTTAACCATTGCGCCTACAGATACACCATGTTTTGTCGGTGTGCACGTGAACTGGGGGAGGACAACCCTCGATGCAAGTGAGTCTCTCTCTCCGGACATGTCTCCAAAAAGTTGCAATTACGCATGTCGAGGGGGCAATTCTTAAACGTACTTCATCAGTTTGGCGCGACGTGAGGGGTGCATTGGTGAAGAAGGATAAAtgtctcccctttttatgtcacttcccccttttgattgcgcttccccctttttatgtcgcttcccccgttttatgccgcttcccccctttgctcattcttcccctttctttCCGTTTTCCCCTCTCCCCAGATTCCAGTATTACAGAGCCCAAATTGCCTGCACAGCGGAGCAGCTGGAGGATTGGGATGACCACAGACAGAAAGGTAGGagtttcccatttgggaaaaagaGACCACTTCGGATGCGAAGCACGTTGcatccatttcgtttttttattttattttttttttccaagcgGGGGCCACCCTAGACACTCCAACCA of the Plasmodium cynomolgi strain B DNA, chromosome 7, whole genome shotgun sequence genome contains:
- a CDS encoding hypothetical protein (putative), which encodes MTAPHYLNPKLMKNYDELTSHNPHSSDPRFLQMNQFNHCAYRYTMFCRCARELGEDNPRCKFQYYRAQIACTAEQLEDWDDHRQKGTCVMDVLPDRLTAHLRQ